The proteins below come from a single Streptomyces sp. M92 genomic window:
- a CDS encoding CpaF family protein, protein MSLRARIHSPEEHGSRGEDGHLVASYRAKLLEEIDLAEMSSLATAERRARLERVLGHIISREGPVLSTVERSQLIRRVVDEALGLGILEPLLEDASITEIMVNGPDAIFVERGGRVEQLPLRFASNDQLMQTIERIVSTVNRRVDESNPMVDARLPSGERVNVIIPPLSLTGATLTIRRFPRSFTLHELIGLGSLDDHMLYLLAGLVQARFNIIVSGATGTGKTTLLNALSGLIPEHERIITIEDSAELQLQQAHVIRLESRPPNVEGQGRVTIRDLVRNSLRMRPDRIVVGEVRGGESLDMLQAMSTGHDGSLATVHANSAEDALMRLQTLASMSDVEVPFVALHDQINSAVDVIVQLTRFADGARRITEIALLDSHGGEPYRLATVARFGARPMTPDGRIHGAFEYHPLPRRTAERLHMANQPVPQAFGVAHTTDQLATREAR, encoded by the coding sequence ATGAGCCTGCGCGCACGCATCCACTCCCCCGAGGAGCACGGCAGCCGGGGCGAGGACGGACACCTCGTCGCCTCCTACCGGGCCAAGCTCCTCGAGGAGATCGACCTCGCCGAGATGAGCTCGCTGGCGACGGCCGAGCGCCGGGCCCGCCTGGAACGCGTCCTCGGCCACATCATCAGCCGCGAGGGCCCGGTCCTGTCGACCGTCGAACGCTCCCAGCTCATCCGCCGGGTCGTCGACGAGGCCCTGGGCCTCGGCATCCTGGAACCCCTGCTCGAAGACGCGTCGATCACCGAGATCATGGTCAACGGCCCCGACGCGATCTTCGTCGAACGCGGCGGCCGGGTCGAACAGCTCCCCCTCCGCTTCGCCTCCAACGACCAGCTGATGCAGACCATCGAGCGCATCGTCTCGACGGTCAACCGCCGCGTGGACGAGTCCAACCCGATGGTCGACGCCCGCCTCCCCTCCGGCGAACGCGTCAACGTCATCATCCCCCCGCTCTCCCTCACCGGCGCGACCCTCACCATCCGCCGCTTCCCGCGCTCCTTCACCCTCCACGAACTGATCGGCCTCGGTTCGCTCGACGACCACATGCTGTACCTGCTGGCCGGCCTGGTGCAGGCCCGCTTCAACATCATCGTCTCCGGCGCGACCGGCACCGGGAAGACGACCCTCCTCAACGCCCTCTCCGGCCTCATCCCGGAACACGAGCGCATCATCACCATCGAGGACTCGGCGGAACTCCAGCTCCAGCAGGCCCACGTGATCCGCCTGGAGTCCCGCCCGCCGAACGTCGAGGGCCAGGGCCGCGTCACCATCCGCGACCTCGTCCGCAACTCCCTGCGCATGCGCCCCGACCGCATCGTCGTCGGCGAGGTCCGCGGCGGCGAGTCCCTGGACATGCTCCAGGCCATGTCGACCGGCCACGACGGCTCCCTCGCCACCGTCCACGCCAACAGCGCCGAGGACGCCCTGATGCGGCTCCAGACCCTCGCCTCCATGTCGGACGTCGAGGTCCCCTTCGTCGCCCTGCACGACCAGATCAACAGCGCGGTCGACGTCATCGTCCAGCTCACCCGCTTCGCCGACGGCGCCCGCCGCATCACCGAGATCGCGCTGCTCGACAGCCACGGCGGCGAGCCGTACCGCCTGGCCACGGTCGCCCGCTTCGGCGCCCGCCCGATGACCCCCGACGGCCGTATCCACGGCGCCTTCGAGTACCACCCCCTCCCGCGCCGCACCGCCGAGCGCCTCCACATGGCGAACCAGCCCGTCCCCCAGGCCTTCGGCGTCGCCCACACCACCGACCAGCTCGCCACCCGGGAAGCCAGGTAG
- a CDS encoding TadE/TadG family type IV pilus assembly protein produces the protein MTRDRDRDRDRGRGGADRERGGADRACGGVDRERGRADRERGQAAIEYLGFLPILIIVALAAVQLGLIAYTAQQAGTAARAGARSASLDEGAGQACDAAVSDWLADGTDCGAAEGGDEVTVTATVDIPSIVPGWDFGNATKTATMPIDH, from the coding sequence ATGACTCGGGACCGGGACCGGGACCGGGACCGGGGCCGGGGCGGGGCCGACCGAGAACGTGGCGGGGCTGACCGAGCATGTGGCGGGGTCGACCGAGAACGTGGCCGGGCCGACCGAGAACGTGGCCAGGCAGCCATCGAGTACCTCGGCTTCCTCCCGATCCTGATCATCGTCGCCCTGGCCGCCGTACAGCTCGGCCTGATCGCCTACACCGCTCAGCAGGCCGGCACCGCCGCCCGCGCCGGGGCCCGCAGCGCCTCCCTCGACGAGGGCGCCGGGCAGGCCTGCGACGCGGCGGTGAGCGACTGGCTGGCCGACGGCACGGACTGCGGGGCGGCGGAGGGCGGCGACGAGGTCACCGTCACGGCCACCGTCGACATCCCGTCGATCGTCCCCGGCTGGGACTTCGGGAACGCCACCAAGACCGCCACCATGCCGATCGACCACTGA
- a CDS encoding AAA family ATPase, which yields MPTRILPAVGDADAVRSITTLLSQLPDAEPVAPVVDSTQLVDTLARLAAESVDELPEVVVVHERIGPVPALELIREVALRFPAVGVILVTSDPGPGLFQAAMDYGARGLVALPLSYEELASRVQAVAQWSVGVRRHLGSGGDVFTGVGGTVVTVGGAKGGVGATLTAIQLALAAQASGRPSALVDMDLQAGDVASYLDVQFRRSVADLATINDISPRVLADAVFRHDTGLALLLAPGEGERGEEVTDRAARQIVSALRSRYEVVVIDCGAQLGGAGAAAVEMADAALLVTTPDVVAVRGAKRAVRMWDRLQIRKAEETTVVVNRHTRGTEIQPALIEKITGTPVAGTTVPANFKELQGAVDAGRVHELDAKSTVKQALWALAGELRLVKAPEADHRKGGGRFRGDRGSVSFRRRKDGAG from the coding sequence ATGCCCACGAGGATTCTCCCGGCGGTCGGCGACGCGGACGCCGTACGGTCCATCACGACCCTGCTCAGCCAGCTCCCGGACGCCGAACCCGTCGCCCCGGTCGTCGACTCCACCCAGCTCGTCGACACCCTCGCCCGCCTCGCCGCCGAGTCCGTCGACGAACTGCCCGAGGTCGTCGTCGTCCACGAGCGCATCGGCCCGGTCCCGGCCCTGGAGCTGATCCGCGAGGTCGCGCTCCGCTTCCCCGCCGTCGGCGTCATCCTCGTCACCTCCGACCCCGGCCCCGGCCTCTTCCAGGCCGCCATGGACTACGGCGCCCGCGGCCTGGTCGCCCTGCCGCTCAGCTACGAGGAACTCGCCAGCCGCGTCCAGGCGGTCGCCCAGTGGTCGGTCGGGGTACGCCGGCACCTGGGCAGCGGCGGCGACGTCTTCACCGGCGTCGGCGGCACCGTCGTCACGGTCGGCGGCGCGAAGGGCGGGGTGGGGGCCACCCTGACGGCCATCCAGCTGGCGCTGGCCGCACAGGCGTCGGGCCGACCCAGCGCCCTGGTCGACATGGACCTCCAGGCCGGTGACGTCGCCTCCTACCTGGACGTCCAGTTCCGCCGCTCGGTGGCCGACCTGGCCACCATCAACGACATCTCCCCGCGCGTACTGGCCGACGCGGTCTTCCGCCACGACACGGGTCTGGCCCTGCTGCTCGCCCCCGGCGAGGGCGAACGCGGCGAGGAGGTCACCGACCGCGCCGCCCGCCAGATCGTCAGCGCCCTGCGCTCCCGCTACGAGGTCGTCGTCATCGACTGCGGCGCCCAACTCGGCGGGGCCGGCGCGGCGGCCGTGGAGATGGCCGACGCCGCGCTGCTGGTCACCACCCCCGACGTGGTCGCCGTACGGGGCGCCAAGCGGGCGGTGCGGATGTGGGACCGGCTGCAGATCCGCAAGGCCGAGGAGACGACCGTGGTCGTCAACCGGCACACACGGGGCACCGAGATCCAGCCCGCCCTGATCGAGAAGATCACCGGCACGCCGGTCGCCGGGACCACCGTCCCCGCCAACTTCAAGGAACTCCAGGGCGCCGTGGACGCCGGCCGCGTCCACGAACTGGACGCCAAGAGCACGGTGAAGCAGGCCCTGTGGGCCCTCGCGGGCGAACTGCGCCTGGTCAAGGCGCCGGAGGCCGACCACAGGAAGGGCGGCGGCCGGTTCCGCGGCGACCGGGGGTCGGTGAGCTTCCGGCGGCGGAAGGACGGTGCGGGATGA
- a CDS encoding DUF5936 domain-containing protein, producing the protein MGIGPLLALLAALSVWGVFAGIRMYRAEAKLPGDLALALEVGSTRTGAVDSLVDRMGMRYAPAVLRVMGPALVAKYRRRIDLAGNPGGLTIDRYAARRAVYGFLGAVGFLVFLLRGQFIVALLLLAFGAFWTEVGIWSAIRIRKDEIERTLPDFLDVLAVVVSAGLGFRQALDRVATRYEGPWADELRITLRQMDLGMGRRQAFAELRRRNDSEQVAMFVTALQQGEDLGAPIVDTLVSLAKDMRRTDAQNARRKAARAVPKATMMITTFMVPATMLLLGAGLILGSGTDFGTITGE; encoded by the coding sequence ATGGGTATCGGACCGCTCCTCGCACTGCTGGCGGCCCTGAGCGTGTGGGGCGTCTTCGCCGGCATCCGCATGTACCGGGCGGAGGCGAAGCTCCCCGGCGACCTCGCCCTCGCCCTGGAGGTCGGCTCCACCCGCACCGGCGCCGTCGACTCCCTGGTCGACCGCATGGGCATGCGCTACGCCCCCGCCGTACTGCGCGTCATGGGCCCCGCCCTGGTTGCCAAGTACCGCCGCAGGATCGACCTGGCAGGCAACCCCGGCGGCCTCACCATCGACCGCTACGCCGCCCGCCGAGCGGTCTACGGCTTCCTGGGCGCGGTCGGCTTCCTGGTCTTCCTCCTGCGCGGCCAGTTCATCGTCGCCCTGCTCCTGCTGGCCTTCGGCGCCTTCTGGACCGAGGTCGGCATCTGGTCGGCGATCCGCATCCGCAAGGACGAGATCGAGCGCACGCTCCCCGACTTCCTGGACGTCCTGGCGGTGGTGGTCAGCGCCGGCCTCGGCTTCCGCCAGGCCCTGGACCGCGTGGCGACGCGCTACGAGGGTCCCTGGGCCGACGAACTGCGCATCACCCTGCGCCAGATGGACCTCGGCATGGGCCGCCGCCAGGCCTTCGCGGAACTGCGCCGGCGCAACGACTCCGAACAGGTGGCGATGTTCGTGACCGCACTCCAGCAGGGCGAGGATCTGGGCGCCCCCATCGTCGACACCCTGGTCTCCCTGGCCAAGGACATGCGCCGCACCGACGCCCAGAACGCCCGCCGCAAGGCGGCCCGCGCCGTCCCCAAGGCCACGATGATGATCACGACGTTCATGGTCCCGGCCACGATGCTCCTCCTCGGCGCGGGCCTGATCCTGGGCTCGGGAACGGACTTCGGAACGATCACGGGCGAGTAA
- a CDS encoding pilus assembly protein: MSALPGRGRARDSGQVTVEFLGMLPTIIVTLVVLWQLVLVGYTFTLAGNAADEAVRAATAAERGARQGACEEAGRDKLPGAWEGGAGVDCGTAGGFVTADVEIRVPILFPGTVSFPFDVRGHAGAVEEETD, translated from the coding sequence ATGAGCGCGTTACCGGGACGGGGGAGGGCGCGGGACTCGGGTCAGGTCACCGTCGAGTTCCTCGGCATGCTGCCGACGATCATCGTCACGCTGGTGGTGCTGTGGCAGCTCGTACTCGTGGGATACACGTTCACGCTCGCGGGTAATGCTGCCGACGAGGCGGTACGGGCGGCGACGGCCGCCGAACGGGGGGCACGGCAGGGCGCCTGCGAGGAGGCGGGCCGCGACAAGCTGCCGGGCGCGTGGGAGGGGGGCGCCGGTGTGGACTGCGGCACGGCGGGCGGCTTCGTCACGGCCGACGTCGAGATCAGGGTCCCGATCCTCTTCCCGGGCACGGTCAGCTTCCCCTTCGACGTGCGGGGTCACGCGGGGGCCGTGGAGGAGGAGACCGACTGA
- a CDS encoding sensor histidine kinase, whose translation MTITNPPMALPTLPPGWEAAPQPPTPTPAAHPSPGSAPRSSPIAGQAPPAIPLQVNALQALCRQVFGFRLAMIAVAAPAALLNAGPGLGVKLVGAAVVVTFMGSYVLFRDWERFGPLLLRHPTLLAVDTLFGFLLLISAGPDTTLAYVSVCTPLLAGLAYGWRGAAFFASLQMLLLLLVHATLNDDHPHPGPAESLLLPGLCVITGAIGSTLRNLLLRFGAATRALTEVQARLAVTEAVSAERARLARELHDSVAKTLHGVALAAEGLAATASTDAMDPALARRQAELIARSARRAAAESRELLTDLRRETDPAHGTDVRAELAARTADFTTRTGVPATFAHTEAVPVPPIPPSVARQLLTIASEAMENAHRHASPTRVEVRAGVHGGHLRISVYDDGRGLPEATSLEKLGKEGHFGLVGMVERAASVGARIRIGRGEHAHGTEVRVDLPLAALTPAGSIP comes from the coding sequence ATGACGATCACGAACCCACCGATGGCACTCCCGACTCTCCCACCGGGATGGGAAGCCGCACCGCAGCCGCCGACCCCCACCCCGGCGGCACACCCCTCGCCGGGCAGCGCCCCACGCAGCTCCCCGATCGCGGGGCAGGCGCCCCCGGCCATCCCCCTCCAGGTGAACGCCCTGCAGGCCCTGTGCCGACAGGTCTTCGGCTTCCGCCTGGCCATGATCGCTGTCGCCGCCCCCGCCGCCCTCCTCAACGCGGGGCCCGGCCTGGGCGTCAAGCTGGTCGGCGCCGCGGTGGTCGTCACCTTCATGGGCTCGTACGTCCTCTTCCGGGACTGGGAGCGATTCGGCCCCCTGCTCCTGCGCCACCCCACCCTCCTGGCGGTGGACACCCTCTTCGGCTTCCTGCTCCTCATCTCGGCGGGCCCGGACACCACGCTGGCGTACGTCAGCGTCTGCACCCCGCTCCTGGCGGGCCTGGCCTACGGCTGGCGCGGCGCGGCGTTCTTCGCCTCCCTCCAGATGCTCCTCCTGCTCCTGGTCCACGCGACCCTGAACGACGACCACCCGCACCCCGGCCCCGCGGAGTCCCTCCTGCTTCCGGGCCTGTGCGTCATCACCGGAGCCATCGGCTCCACCCTCCGCAACCTGCTGCTCCGCTTCGGCGCCGCCACCCGGGCCCTGACCGAGGTCCAGGCCCGCCTGGCCGTCACGGAGGCGGTGAGCGCGGAACGCGCCCGTCTCGCCCGGGAGCTGCACGACTCCGTGGCCAAGACCCTGCACGGCGTCGCCCTGGCGGCCGAGGGCCTGGCCGCCACGGCGAGCACCGACGCCATGGACCCGGCACTCGCACGCCGCCAGGCCGAACTGATCGCACGCTCGGCCCGCAGGGCGGCCGCCGAGTCCCGGGAACTCCTGACCGACCTGCGCCGCGAGACGGACCCGGCCCACGGCACGGACGTACGGGCGGAACTGGCCGCGCGCACAGCCGACTTCACGACCCGCACGGGCGTCCCTGCCACGTTCGCACACACGGAAGCTGTACCCGTACCCCCCATCCCTCCCTCCGTGGCCCGCCAACTCCTCACGATCGCCTCGGAGGCGATGGAGAACGCCCACCGCCACGCCTCACCGACCCGCGTCGAGGTGCGCGCGGGCGTCCACGGCGGTCACCTGCGCATCAGCGTGTACGACGACGGCAGGGGCCTCCCCGAGGCAACGAGCCTGGAAAAGCTGGGCAAGGAAGGCCACTTCGGCCTGGTCGGCATGGTCGAGCGGGCCGCCTCAGTGGGCGCCCGTATCCGCATCGGCCGGGGCGAGCACGCGCACGGCACGGAGGTACGGGTGGACCTGCCCCTGGCCGCGCTGACACCGGCCGGGAGCATCCCGTGA
- the cpaB gene encoding Flp pilus assembly protein CpaB: MNSRQRRGIILLILSVLCALGVFAGVLSVVNDVKSKVGPEVTAYRLKDDVEPYTPLNARQFEKIEMPERWLSENAVTDLGQVRGKIAVTKLKAGSLLQSDMIVKQPALQPGQQEVAIMIDAATGVAGKITPGSSVNVYATFEGQREGDPAQSKIIVTNAKVIDVGDLTSLQPDANSRDREPTDAVPITFALSTIDAQRITYAESFAQRVRLALVAPGSDTTVPDEDRTYELAKDK; the protein is encoded by the coding sequence ATGAACTCCCGTCAGCGCCGCGGCATCATCCTGCTGATCCTGTCGGTCCTCTGCGCCCTCGGCGTCTTCGCCGGCGTGCTGTCCGTCGTCAACGACGTGAAGTCGAAGGTCGGACCCGAGGTCACCGCGTACCGGCTCAAGGACGACGTCGAGCCCTACACGCCGCTGAACGCGCGGCAGTTCGAGAAGATCGAGATGCCCGAGCGCTGGCTGTCGGAGAACGCCGTCACGGATCTCGGCCAGGTCCGCGGCAAGATCGCCGTGACGAAGCTGAAGGCGGGCTCACTGCTGCAGAGCGACATGATCGTCAAGCAGCCCGCCCTGCAGCCGGGGCAGCAGGAGGTCGCCATCATGATCGACGCGGCGACCGGCGTCGCCGGCAAGATCACACCGGGCTCCTCCGTCAACGTGTACGCCACCTTCGAGGGGCAGCGGGAGGGTGATCCCGCCCAGTCCAAGATCATCGTGACGAACGCCAAGGTCATCGACGTCGGCGACCTCACCTCGCTGCAGCCCGACGCGAACAGCCGCGACCGCGAACCCACCGACGCCGTCCCGATCACCTTCGCCCTGTCCACCATCGACGCCCAGCGCATCACCTACGCCGAGTCGTTCGCCCAGCGGGTCCGGCTCGCGCTGGTGGCGCCCGGCAGCGACACCACGGTCCCGGACGAGGACCGGACGTACGAACTCGCGAAGGACAAGTGA
- a CDS encoding type II secretion system F family protein produces MELDTLVTLTTGITLLTCALAVAGVHSYAAGKAQRQALVDRLSATGQLPPAGRRRRFRALDRRLRRTKLGRRLELRLAATGLDLTPGEFFAYMVATVAGLWLIGQAALAPFFGPLAGLLGIGAAIQFLNWQRQKRIEKFISQLPELARILANATQAGLALRTAIGMAAEELEAPAGEELGKVADQLAIGASMDDALGELADRLPSRELVVLVTTLVLSNRAGGQVVSALRNLTETLEERKETRREVRTQLSQVSMTSYAVPALGIGSLFLMNGVKDGALERMTGSPAGQVAVVVAFALYAVGFVLIRRLSRIDV; encoded by the coding sequence ATGGAACTCGACACCCTCGTCACCCTCACCACCGGCATCACGCTGCTGACCTGCGCCCTCGCGGTCGCCGGCGTGCACTCCTACGCCGCCGGCAAGGCCCAGCGCCAGGCCCTGGTCGACCGCCTCTCCGCCACCGGCCAGCTCCCACCCGCCGGCCGCAGACGCCGCTTCCGCGCCCTGGACCGCCGTCTGCGCCGCACCAAGCTCGGCCGCAGGCTGGAACTGCGCCTGGCGGCGACCGGCCTGGACCTCACCCCCGGCGAGTTCTTCGCCTACATGGTCGCCACCGTCGCCGGCCTCTGGCTGATCGGCCAGGCCGCCCTGGCCCCCTTCTTCGGCCCCCTCGCCGGCCTGCTGGGCATCGGAGCGGCGATCCAGTTCCTCAACTGGCAACGCCAGAAACGCATCGAGAAGTTCATCAGCCAGCTCCCCGAACTCGCCCGCATCCTCGCCAACGCCACCCAGGCCGGCCTCGCCCTGCGCACCGCCATCGGCATGGCGGCGGAGGAGCTGGAGGCCCCCGCCGGTGAGGAACTGGGCAAGGTCGCCGACCAGCTCGCCATCGGCGCCTCGATGGACGACGCCCTCGGCGAACTCGCCGACCGCCTCCCCTCCCGCGAACTCGTCGTCCTGGTCACCACACTCGTCCTCTCCAACCGGGCGGGCGGCCAGGTCGTCAGCGCCCTGCGCAACCTCACGGAGACCCTGGAGGAGCGCAAGGAGACCCGGCGCGAGGTCCGCACCCAACTCTCCCAGGTCAGCATGACCTCGTACGCCGTCCCCGCCCTCGGCATCGGCTCGTTGTTCCTCATGAACGGGGTGAAGGACGGCGCCCTGGAACGCATGACCGGCTCCCCGGCCGGCCAGGTCGCCGTCGTCGTCGCCTTCGCGCTCTACGCCGTCGGCTTCGTCCTCATCCGCCGCCTGTCCCGCATCGACGTCTGA